One Triticum dicoccoides isolate Atlit2015 ecotype Zavitan chromosome 4B, WEW_v2.0, whole genome shotgun sequence genomic window carries:
- the LOC119291984 gene encoding sugar transporter ERD6-like 4, which translates to MNGDGGGHESDDDMDTRKPLLANTGSWWYARRESHVSALLCTLVVALGPIQFGFTGGFSSPTQDAITRDLSLSISEFSVFGSLCNIGAMAGAVASGQMVEHVGHKGALMIAAIPNIIGWLAISLAKDTTFLYIGRLLEGFGVGIISYTVPVYIAEISPRNKRGALGSVNPLSVTTGMMLAYVLGMFVSWRMLALIGTLPCTILIPGLFFIPESPRWLAKMNKMDDFEASLQVLRGSETDITSEVNDIKIAVASANKRTAIRFQELNQKKFRMPLILGIGLLVLQQLSGISAILSYAGSIFKAAGLTNGNLAACGLGAIMVLATGITTWLLDRAGRRILLIISSAGMTLSLLVVAVIFFLKDNVPQDSDMYYILSMIAVLAIVACVITFSFGMGAIPWVIMSEILPVSIKSLAGSFATLANWLTSFGITMTANLLLSWSAGGTFVCYTLVSAFTLVFIILWVPETKGRTLEEIQWSFR; encoded by the exons ATGAACGGCGACGGCGGAGGGCACGAGAGCGACGACGACATGGACACGCGGAAGCCGCTGCTGGCGAACACGGGGAGCTGGTGGTACGCCAGGCGCGAGTCCCACGTCTCCGCCTTGCTCTGCACGCTCGTCGTCGCGCTCGGCCCCATCCAGTTCGGCTTCACCGGCGGCTTCTCCTCGCCCACGCAGGACGCCATCACCCGCGACCTCAGCCTCTCCATCTCCGAG TTCTCCGTGTTCGGCTCGCTCTGCAACATCGGCGCCATGGCGGGGGCCGTCGCCAGCGGCCAGATGGTGGAGCACGTTGGCCACAAAGGG GCGTTGATGATTGCTGCTATTCCTAACATCATCGGTTGGCTTGCCATCTCCTTGGCAAAA GACACTACGTTTCTGTATATAGGGCGATTGCTTGAAGGATTCGGAGTTGGTATCATATCCTACACG GTGCCTGTATACATAGCAGAGATTTCTCCTCGGAACAAGAGGGGCGCTCTGGGCTCTGTGAACCCG TTGTCTGTAACAACGGGGATGATGTTGGCCTATGTGCTAGGGATGTTTGTTTCTTGGAGGATGCTTGCATTGATAG GAACCTTGCCATGCACAATATTGATACCTGGCCTATTCTTCATTCCAGAATCTCCAAGATGGCTG GCAAAGATGAACAAGATGGATGATTTCGAAGCCTCTCTACAAGTTTTGAGAGGATCTGAGACCGACATCACCTCAGAAGTGAATGATATAAAG ATAGCGGTAGCATCAGCAAACAAAAGGACGGCAATCCGTTTCCAAGAGTTAAATCAAAAGAAATTCCGCATGCCCCTGATA CTAGGAATTGGCCTGCTTGTACTGCAACAGCTAAGCGGGATCAGCGCTATACTGTCTTATGCAGGCAGCATCTTCAAAGCTGCAG GTCTTACAAACGGCAACTTGGCCGCATGTGGACTTGGAGCTATTATG GTTCTTGCCACTGGAATTACAACCTGGTTACTAGACAGAGCTGGCAGACGGATCCTACTTATT ATCTCTTCTGCCGGGATGACTCTAAGCCTTCTTGTGGTTGCCGTCATATTTTTTCTCAAG GACAACGTTCCACAAGATTCTGACATGTATTACATATTAAGCATGATCGCCGTGCTTGCTATTGTG GCTTGTGTAATCACCTTCTCCTTCGGTATGGGCGCCATTCCGTGGGtcataatgtccgag ATCCTGCCGGTTAGCATCAAGAGCCTGGCGGGAAGCTTCGCAACGCTCGCCAACTGGCTGACCTCCTTTGGGATAACAATGACAGCAAACTTGCTGCTCAGCTGGAGTGCTGGAG GTACCTTTGTGTGCTACACGCTCGTGAGCGCGTTCACGCTCGTGTTCATCATCCTCTGGGTGCCGGAGACCAAGGGAAGAACTCTCGAGGAGATACAGTGGTCGTTCCGGTGA